The DNA segment AGTGCATAATtctaagcctttatttatttatttttcaagttGTTCCGAGAGCCATTGATTGTGTCTTTTATTTTACCctttaattatcattttctatGCAGTGTTTGGGTTGCACGGAGGCCACCTGGTTATGCTTTTATTGACTTTGAAGACCGTAGAGATGCAGAGGATGCAATCCGTGAGTTAGATGGTATGGTTGGCTGTTTTAATGTTCTTCCCATGACCGTGCCTTTTCcactttttaatgaaattattgttacttataaaaagtTCTTTCAATGGAGAACCAGTGCCAACGCAAGATGTAATGcggtacttgggctatgcctatgaAACACATTCATTAAATATCCCCAAAATTGCATCGATAAATTTGCTATTCGGTATTCAAATACTTAGGATGAAGCATTTTAGATCCCTAATATAATATTCAACTAATGcatttttatgttttgataagtaactactaattcattttaaaatagcaTTTATTGCCTTCTGGCTGATTACTTTTTGTTTTCCCAGCCTTGCTTGCCACAACTCTTATCAATTTGGTTTTTCTCATTTGTGATTAGATGTCTCTAGGGTATGAAGATAGTCTTTATATTCTATTACTGCATCATAGATTTTATATATGAGCAGGCAGGCTATAATGGGCCTTCTTTAACTGTCCATAAACTATTGGTGACATTACAGCTTGGTTTTATAGAAGATAAATATGTGGGAGATATCTAATGGCCCTTGGTTTTTTTGACGGAGGTGAACATTTGTTGTGCAAGGGTTTTgttttattgtaaattttttttagccAATTTTGTGGGGCTTGTGGTTTCAAACGGACTAATCTGTTCTCTAGTGGACTGAGGTATGTTCTAGAAACCTTGTGAGAAGATCATTAAAAGATGGGTCTTATTACCAAATTATGTTGTCTACTTGAGTAAAAGGTTAGAATGGAAGTAAGTTATATTTTGGGTCAGTTTTTGCCCAGAGAGGCTGGTTTGTAACTATTGTCATGTTAAATACCGTGGTTGGTTTTGTAGACGCCGTTCTggcacattttaatttttttatgcattttagaAACACTTTCTATTCCTGATGCATTTCTCTACAATGCTGCTtatatttgtcttttttttttcttcatattttttacaatatgGTGTATACTTTGAATTTACTACTGGGCAAGCTCACCAGTCCTGTGCTTATGGAAGCATGCACTTGCCAAAAGTCTGAATCAATGTTCCTTATAAAAAAAGTGTGCAAATTTTTACTGACTGAGAATTGTTCTGTGCCTTTCTATATGACCAGGCAAGAATGGCTGGAGAGTTGAGCTTTCTCACAACTCtagaggtggtggtggtggtggtcgtGGAGGAGGGGGCCGTGGTCGCTCTGGGGGTTCTGATTTGAAGTGCTATGAGTGTGGTGAGCCTGGTCATTTTGCTCGTGAATGCCGTCTGCGTGTTGGTCCTGGTAGACGTCGTAGTCGCAGTCCTCCTCGATATCGGAGGAGCCCAAGTTATGGTCGAAGGCAAGTTCAAGTCAGATGGTCTTCTTTTTTATAATGTCACATTGCCTAAATGGTATCAATGTTTGATATTGATAGCTGGGGTGGAACTTTAAGATGGCAGATACTTCCAATCTGGG comes from the Carya illinoinensis cultivar Pawnee chromosome 8, C.illinoinensisPawnee_v1, whole genome shotgun sequence genome and includes:
- the LOC122318220 gene encoding serine/arginine-rich splicing factor RSZ22-like isoform X2 yields the protein MTRIYVGNLDPRVSERDLEDEFRVFGVIESVWVARRPPGYAFIDFEDRRDAEDAIRELDGKNGWRVELSHNSRGGGGGGRGGGGRGRSGGSDLKCYECGEPGHFARECRLRVGPGRRRSRSPPRYRRSPSYGRRSYSPPGRSPRRRSLTPRGRSYSRSPPYRGREELPYANGNGLRDRRRSRS